Proteins co-encoded in one Acipenser ruthenus chromosome 3, fAciRut3.2 maternal haplotype, whole genome shotgun sequence genomic window:
- the LOC117394824 gene encoding kelch-like protein 18, giving the protein MVDDMLLEELEDLMHFTVSDLPNRGYKVMEEIRRQGKLCDVTLKVGDHKFSAHRIVLAASIPYFHAMFTNNMMECKQDEIVMQGMDPSALESLINFAYNGDLTIDQQNVQSLLIGASFLQLQNVKDACCTFLRERLHPKNCLGVRQFAEAMMCTVLYDAANSFVHQHFVEVSMSEEFLALGLEEVLELVGRDELNVKAEEQVFEAVLAWVRHKRDQREQHLPELLSKTRLPLCRPQFLADRVQQEDLVRCCHKCRDLVDEAKDYHLMPERRPHLPAFKTRQRCCTSIAGLIYAVGGLNSAGDSLNVVEMFDPIANRWERCQPMTTTRSRVGVAVVNGLLYAIGGYDGQSRLSTVEVFNPETDTWTRVASMNSNRSAMGTVVVDGQIYVCGGYDGNSSLSSVECYSPESDKWTIATPMSASRSAAGVTVFEGRIYVSGGHDGLQIFNSMEYYNQHTSSWHPVAGMMNKRCRHGAAALGSKLYVAGGYDGSGFLSMAEVYSSAADQWSFLVPMNTRRSRVSLVANCGRLYAVGGYDGQSNLNSVEMYDAETNTWTFMAPMVCHEGGVGVGCVPLLPI; this is encoded by the exons atggTGGACGATATGTTGCTTGAGGAGCTGGAGGATTTGATGCATTTCACGGTCAGCGACCTGCCGAACCGCGGTTACAAGGTGATGGAGGAGATCCGCAGACAGGGCAAGCTCTGTGACGTTACCCTGAAG GTCGGGGATCACAAGTTCAGTGCTCACAGGATTGTGTTGGCTGCTTCAATCCCATACTTCCACGCCATGTTCACCAACAACATGATGGAGTGCAAGCAGGACGAGATTGTGATGCAGGGCATGGACCCCAG tgctctGGAATCTCTAATAAACTTTGCTTACAACGGTGACCTGACGATAGACCAGCAGAATGTGCAGTCCCTGCTGATTGGAGCCAGTTTCCTGCAGCTTCAGAACGTCAAGGACGCCTGCTGCACCTTCCTCCGAGAGAG GCTGCACCCAAAGAACTGCCTGGGCGTGCGTCAGTTTGCAGAGGCCATGATGTGCACTGTGCTGTACGATGCGGCCAACAGCTTCGTCCACCAGCACTTTGTGGAAGTGTCCATGTCCGAGGAGTTCCTGGCGCTGGGGCTGGAGGAGGTGCTGGAGCTGGTGGGGCGTGACGAGCTCAATGTCAAGGCAGAGGAGCAG GTGTTTGAGGCAGTACTGGCCTGGGTGCGGCACAAGCGAGATCAGCGGGAGCAACACCTACCCGAGCTGCTCTCCAAGACCCGGCTGCCGCTGTGCCGGCCACAGTTCCTGGCAGACCGCGTGCAGCAGGAGGACCTGGTGCGCTGCTGCCACAAGTGCAG AGATCTAGTTGATGAGGCAAAAGACTACCACCTGATGCCGGAGCGACGGCCACACCTACCAGCGTTCAAGACCCGGCAGCGCTGCTGCACCTCCATAGCTGGCCTGATCTATGCAGTAGGGGGGCTCAACTCTGCAG GTGACTCCCTCAACGTGGTGGAAATGTTTGACCCAATTGCCAACCGCTGGGAGAGGTGTCAGCCAATGACGACGACACGCAGCCGGGTGGGCGTGGCTGTGGTGAATGGCCTTCTGTATGCAATAGGAGGGTATGACGGCCAATCACGTTTGAGTACTGTGGAAGTGTTTAACCCAGAGACGGACACCTGGACACGAGTGGCAAGCATGAACAGTAACCGAAG TGCAATGGGAACAGTGGTGGTGGATGGACAGATCTATGTTTGTGGAGGGTACGATGGAAATTCATCCCTCAGCTCAGTGGAGTGTTACTCGCCAGAATCAGACAA GTGGACAATAGCGACCCCAATGAGTGCCAGTCGCAGCGCTGCCGGGGTCACTGTGTTTGAGGGGAGGATCTACGTCTCGGGGGGGCACGATGGGCTGCAGATATTCAACTCG ATGGAGTACTACAACCAGCACACCTCCTCTTGGCACCCTGTGGCGGGCATGATGAACAAGCGATGTCGCCATGGTGCAGCGGCCCTGGGCAGCAAGCTGTATGTGGCGGGCGGTTACGATGGCTCAGGCTTCCTGAGCATGGCAGAGGTGTACAGCTCAGCAGCTGACCAGTGGAGCTTTCTAGTGCCCATGAACACGCGGCGCAGCCGAGTCTCGCTCGTGGCCAACTGTGGCCGGCTGTACGCTGTGGGCGGTTACGACGGCCAGTCCAACCTGAACTCGGTGGAGATGTACGATGCCGAGACCAACACCTGGACATTCATGGCCCCCATGGTGTGTCACGAAGGGGGCGTTGGGGTCGGGTGTGTGCCTCTCCTCCCAATATAG